Below is a window of Humulus lupulus chromosome 9, drHumLupu1.1, whole genome shotgun sequence DNA.
TGGATATCGGGTCAAGTCATGCATGCAGTGAAGAAACAGACAATGCCATAAATATTGGGCCAGCACTCAACCAAGGGAGAATCCACGACACTATAGGCCCTccacaaccacaaccacaaccacaaccacaGCCACAAACTTTGACCCCACGTCAACATTCACCACTTAGTGATGCAGAATTATTAGAAAGATGTGGTCGAATCCGAACAATAAAAAAACTCAAAAGAACATCATCGGCGCCATCTACTTGGATTCCAATAGAGAAGAGCAAGATATGTGTAGTAGGACGCAATCTTCGAGAGATGAATAAGATAGGGTGGAAAATGTCAATATGTCTTTTGTTGATTGCCCTATTTTTCTTCATGGAGCTTAACCTCCCTTTGAACGGCAAGGCAACCAACAGTACTACTGTAGACATATTATACCTTATCACGGCTAGTGTCTCCACAGTTGGTTATGGCGATCTTAGTCCAAACACAGTTTATTCAAGATACGTCATCGTTTGTTGTGTGATGTTGAGCATGGCGTGGCTAAACCATCTGTTTAGTCGTCTACTAACTGACATTCTCGGTTCAAAGGCGAAAAAATGGTCATCGCTCAACCGCAACCTCAAAGTCCTTATCTCCTTTCTAGCTCTTGTATGTTTGCAAAGTCTTGGAGTGTTGTGTTtccactatgttgagaaaatacCATGGGAGGAGAGCGTGTATGCCACCCTAGTGACTTCTACCACACTAGGGTATGGCGACTACCCTTTTGCAACATGGAAAGGACGAATATTTGCAACTTTTTGGATTATTCCAAATAATTTTGTCTTCACAAATTTTTTTGTAATACTTTACCAACATATTCAAAAGCGTCGCTTTTTAAATAAGATGTTGACCGCTGTGGAGCTGGTAGAGGGGGGAAGAAGGTCCGGATGTATGAGGTAAAAATAATATTGCATATTTTTCTCGTTTTATTAATTTGTTTTGGTTACATACGGTAATGATTTTGATCTAATAATaagtttgaatattttttttggcAGCAAATCTGAATTTGTCTTGTATTATCTATGCAAAATGGAAGCGGTGGAAGGACAACTTATTCAAGATATTGAGGAAAAATATCACGAATATGCAGAAGAATATGGCCCAATAGCTACAGTGGGACATATCATGGACAAGTACAAAGAGAAAGGCTTAAATCTGGATGATCCAAATCCAGGGCCACATCCACATCATGGTTGACATTCACAAGCTAGGAAAAAGAAAAATGGTGACTGAAATCATGGTATAGGAATCTATCTTAATTTTTGTTTGAATAGAAAAAGATATTCACTTATTAATATCTTGTCCTTTTTTGGTTGTAGGTGATTAGCCTCTGCTCAGTGCTCACTTCGCTCGAATCCTTCTTATTCTCAAATACgcacgctctctctctctctctctctctctctgtgctTACATTTTTCAGACGTGGGTATGATCTTGAACTCTGCCTGGACAAGACATTTTGGCTGTTTCATTTCAGATTGAATGTGATTTTTGCTTTTATATAAGATTGAATTTTTTTTGCTTCTCTCAATTTCATCTTATTAAGTCGAATTTTAATGGCTACAGCTTTCTCTCAATTTGATCAGTTCTCTGTCGAACGTTGGCCTCATGATTAGAGCAATAGCAAGTCAGATAGGAGTGTGACCTGGGTTGTCGAAGGTTGGAAGATTGTGGTTTGTATTTAACTGTTGTCTTTATCTCTTTGTTCTAATACTGTATTTCTGGTTTGATTATCATGCAGTAGCTTATCTAGGAGACAAGTACTTTGAAGCAAAGCAACCAAAAATGTTTGGGAACTGCCAAATGAGTTCAGCTTGTCTCAGCTCTGGATAGCTTTTATGATTGGTAGTGTGGTAGAGTCACTATGACACTACCATGGTCAGTTttgcttccttttcttttttaggATATTTGTGACATATGTGTTCAGTTTTCATTGAgagttcatttttatttttactgGTTCCCATTTGTTTTTTTGAAACTTGAGAAAAGGTTTCTTCTGTGGCTGAGTTTTTAAATCTCTAAATAGATCTTTATGCTATAAGAGAAGGATGATATTGTATAAGATTGTATAaattattctgattgattttacAGGAACTTGAGAAGAGAAGAAAGGAGAGGGCTCAGTTGGCCTCCAATACGGGAGAAAGGAGCTGTCACACATGTCATCTTTTTTAGGCGATCATCAATTTTTGGAAACACCTAAATTTTGTGTATTAATACATTTTTTCGATATTAGTTATGTGAGGTGGTTATGTATTAATACATTTGAACAGAATTCTTGGGGTAAAAATAAGAAAGAAATACCAAACCTATGCGTCTTTCACATTAGCTATATTTGGCTAGTCAAAAAGTAAATTGTTATAATAGCTATGATGATGGGGTTATAGTCGGAGTAGGAAAAAGCTAAAAAAAGTGACATGCTAAAATGACTAATTTTATCAAATGACTAGTGTGGTTGGAGTTGCTCTTAGGACGAGACATATCATCATTGGTGTAATTTTATGTCGGATCcaacaattttaatttaattCAAATATGTGAATCCGATATTGATTAGCACCAACAGCAATACAAGGTGTTGGGCACCTTAGGGTCTTTAGCATTTCTCATTTTATATCTATATGCATTGGAGTCACATTGTAAAATTTGTGCTAAATAAGTCATTTATTAACTTTTTGTACTAAATTTAGTACTACTTTTGCATCTTTCATTAGAGATAGTCTAAGGGACACTAGTGGTGTCCAACATTACATTTTGTGCAATCCAATATGGGGaccacataatttaaaataataacaaatattGAAAATCACTAACAAATCATGAAGAGTCCCCTTATGTATTATCGAACACCTTAAGTTGTCAATTAGCAACACTCTTAAACTAATAACTTAACAATACCAAGCCATGAAATGGCACAAACGAGTTTGTCACATTTTAAAAGACAATGGCACATTTTGCATGTCGGGCACCTTAAGGTGTCAATTAGCAACACTCTTAAACTAGTAACTTAACAATACCAAAATAACTAACATAACTGAGCCATGAAATGGCAAAAACGAGTTTGTCACATTTTAAAGAACAATGGCACATTTTGGCTTGGCTTTCTTTCTTGCTATCACTAAGGTTTTTTAATTTGTGGTCGTTTTGTTTTAGTTTTCAATATTACGAGATTTAACAAATTTACAATTAAGTGTGTAATTTATAATGGAATTGGTATTTTAGTAGAataccatttaaaaataaatgacCTGAGAAGAGAAGAGATAATCACGTTTGTTTCTTTAGTAAAGAAGAGTTGATTTCATTAATGATGTAGAAACTAAACATATAAAATGATGAGGAAGAAGAATTTCATATTAACAACTTAATGAACGGAAAACATATAAGATTTATTCTATAAGATTACTTCTAATTTGTTGAGCTCACTTTTTAAGGCAAAAAGTGAGGTGGGACAGAAAGGGTTCATAAAGGTAAATATTCCTGTTAAGGAGATCATTGAATTCATTCCTGTGCTATTatcatcttctttttcttctttgggAAATTGGCCAAGTACTTTATACTCATCTTTGGTAATATTGTATAAGCAAATATCAGAGTTGCGTACCAAGAAAATTTGATCTCCATCGTTAGGATGCAAGGCAAGAACATTGTCGATCGTATTTGACCTTGCAAGTAAGGTCCATGGAAACTTCACTCTACGATGCACCTGATCCCATCTGTCAGCCTCATCATCCCATGCCCAAACAttcaaaaccaaaccaaaccaccTTCTGCACAACTCCAAAAGTCGTAGCTGGCCTTGGACCACACCCAGGCGAGCCCTCTCGGCGTGGTGGTCCCGAAGTCCATTTGAACAGAATTCTTGGGGTAAAAATAAGAAAGAAATACCAAACCTATGCGTCAAATATGGGTTGAAATATAAGACTCCCATTCCTCTCATCCAGTGTACTCTTGCCAGCTTGGACGAGGACACACCTTGAAACTGTTGAATGTGTCCATGAGTTAGTGTGAGAGATGAAGGTTCGGCTGTATGAGGTAAGTGAGAGTTTTTTTCACTCCACATTCCTGTTTCGGAACAATACATTGTAatgtgaaatacatcatgaaagGAATTAGGCTTGACGTCCATTAAGACAACTCTATAACTATTTTCATCACTTTGCTTGCGCACTAATCCACGCCTTTGCCGGTCTTGTGGGGCCTTAGGGAGGGCAACCCACTTCTTGTTCAGAAGATTATAAATGTAGAATAGTTTTGGATTGGACTTGTGCGATAGCAAGAACAAATCCTCCAAAGATGATCGAATAACCATGTCTTTAAGGGAAGGGACGAAAAATCTTGACAAACTACTACTAATACTCGTGGTATCACGAAATTGTAGATAGAGTGGGCGATCCATCACCATAGAATTTAAGAAAAGCGTACAAGAGGGGTACTTGTAGCAGGAACAATgtgatgacgatgatgatgatatTTTGTGGTTATTGTTGTGAATGTGataatattgataaaaattatcAGAATGGGAATGTATAAGAGAAAGCCAACGCTTAGAGACCATGCTACACTTGATGAGGCATCGATAGTGAGGGAGTCGATGAAATATGTTAAGCAGTACATCGTCACCCAACCATTGATCACTATTAGGAGACATCATGATCACTATGCCTCATCAACCACCTACCTACCACtagttattatttataataataataataatgtgcaATGTATctgttttcaaattttaatttcaaATCACCCTATAATTCAGGAATTGCAATTATACGATTAAAATGCCCTATACTACCTACCTACtccttttaattattattttattttcaatttggatttttttttttacaattaaacGATTTAATTTGTTAGATCTTATTGTTACttattgatttgtttgttatGCATAGCAATTTTTAATGTTGTTTTGGTTAAGATCAATATCATACGCCTAACATAAAATAACCGAACGGAATTTCggtttaattataataaaaaattaatttaataattatgcaaaaaaattaagatttttttttacttattagtGTTTTAATATATATCGTTAAagtaaataaattcaaaattaaagtTAATTGAAGTGTATACAATAAAGGTCCGTTATTATTATAAAAAGGAGATATTTCGAAAATTATATGACTGAAataaaagttattaaaataaGAACTTAAAACTTTATAACTCCTGAAAAAAGTAGGAACATTTTAAGTGCTATAAATAACAATATAGTAATAAAAGGTATATACTCACAAAATATTTGTATCTTCTACTGAAAATAATTTAGCAACGTTAAACTAAGATAAATGCTATACAAATGCAAAAATATATATtgctaaaatataacatatttaaaaaataataaaacaataaaaaaaattctattggCCAGTCAAAAGTTGGCGCATGCCTATAAATGATTCAAATTTGGATCAAAATATaacataattcaaatttaaatcaataaatatttgcttacattatttattattgacattaaatattgattttttatttacttttttatcattacttattattatttttggtaaCTTATTTATTATTGGTATTAAGTGTAGATTTTTTTACACCACTATTATATGAGCATTGCTACAAGGCACTTAGCCAACCACACTAGCCAAATAATAGTTAAATTTTAACCAAAATAGCTAAAAAAACTATTATAGATAGTCATTTTTTGAACTTATTCCAACCATGCTCTCTATTATAGAGagagttgattattttaataattatttaattttcttgAATGCCAACATTGATTTTATGTCCCCTCCTtactaatttttattattaaaataatatgtcGTTAATTTAGCTAGTCTTTCA
It encodes the following:
- the LOC133801100 gene encoding two-pore potassium channel 4-like, translated to MELGEQRHSGDDTSLVSASNEQELYIMDIGSSHACSEETDNAINIGPALNQGRIHDTIGPPQPQPQPQPQPQTLTPRQHSPLSDAELLERCGRIRTIKKLKRTSSAPSTWIPIEKSKICVVGRNLREMNKIGWKMSICLLLIALFFFMELNLPLNGKATNSTTVDILYLITASVSTVGYGDLSPNTVYSRYVIVCCVMLSMAWLNHLFSRLLTDILGSKAKKWSSLNRNLKVLISFLALVCLQSLGVLCFHYVEKIPWEESVYATLVTSTTLGYGDYPFATWKGRIFATFWIIPNNFVFTNFFVILYQHIQKRRFLNKMLTAVELVEGGRRSGCMSKSEFVLYYLCKMEAVEGQLIQDIEEKYHEYAEEYGPIATVGHIMDKYKEKGLNLDDPNPGPHPHHG